A genomic region of Oscillatoria sp. FACHB-1407 contains the following coding sequences:
- a CDS encoding AAA family ATPase yields the protein MPSSSTLLSNSIRNIQTLIMSFHPLIVIETVEEERAQALLQAVTRDMNMPLFEWSATQGIVRSPGSMQAPWVNECAPPGQNRPAAVEGTDDPLKALKHIQDMTTKAVFWLKDFAPHLEDDPVLVRQFREITQQFSQSASALVVSGDTVQLPPEIAHDAVYFDLKLPGLDELHQAVLEVMRSLKSRNRLQSEPIELEMQSLVKALVGMTLKQARQAITFAALEDGKLSIDDVGRILHRKAQMIREGGVLEYFPVNEKPVNLGGFAGLKRWLDHAKVGFSEQAQELNLTPPKGILIVGIQGCGKSLAAKTIAQSWRLPLLKLDAGRLYDKYIGESEKNFRQAIALAETMAPAVLWIDEIEKSFTTSTGDSDGGLSRRLFGSLLTWMQEKSQEVFVVATANDLSQVPPELLRKGRFDEVFFVDLPNEQERGVILQTHLLRRKQTPRQFDFAALVAATDGFSGAEIEQVVIASLYHALYLNQPLDTNLLLQTIKSTIPLSVSRREEVENLRAIAQERFVSVR from the coding sequence ATGCCGTCTTCTAGCACTCTGCTCTCCAACAGCATTCGCAACATTCAAACGTTGATCATGTCCTTTCATCCGTTGATTGTGATTGAGACGGTTGAAGAAGAGCGGGCGCAGGCTCTGTTACAAGCGGTGACACGCGATATGAATATGCCCCTGTTTGAGTGGAGTGCGACGCAAGGCATCGTACGATCGCCCGGTTCCATGCAAGCTCCGTGGGTCAATGAGTGCGCTCCCCCTGGGCAAAATCGCCCTGCTGCGGTCGAGGGAACGGATGATCCCCTCAAAGCTCTGAAACATATTCAAGATATGACCACCAAAGCAGTGTTTTGGTTGAAGGACTTTGCGCCCCACCTGGAAGACGACCCTGTGTTGGTGCGACAGTTTCGGGAGATCACTCAGCAGTTTTCCCAGTCTGCTTCAGCCCTCGTCGTGTCGGGTGACACCGTGCAACTGCCACCAGAGATTGCCCACGATGCGGTCTACTTTGATCTCAAGCTGCCTGGTTTGGATGAATTGCATCAAGCCGTGTTAGAAGTGATGCGATCGCTGAAAAGCCGAAACCGCTTGCAGTCAGAACCGATCGAGCTAGAAATGCAGTCGTTGGTCAAAGCATTGGTCGGCATGACCCTCAAGCAAGCCCGACAGGCAATTACTTTTGCCGCTTTAGAGGATGGCAAATTAAGTATTGATGATGTCGGTAGAATCTTGCACCGCAAAGCCCAGATGATTCGGGAAGGGGGCGTTTTAGAATATTTCCCGGTCAATGAGAAACCCGTGAATCTGGGAGGCTTTGCCGGACTCAAACGCTGGCTTGATCACGCCAAGGTCGGCTTCAGCGAACAGGCACAAGAGCTAAACCTGACCCCTCCCAAAGGGATTCTGATTGTTGGCATTCAGGGGTGCGGCAAATCTCTGGCTGCCAAAACCATTGCCCAGTCCTGGAGACTGCCCCTGCTCAAACTTGATGCTGGAAGGCTCTATGACAAATACATCGGCGAATCGGAAAAGAACTTTCGACAGGCAATCGCCCTGGCTGAAACTATGGCACCTGCCGTGTTGTGGATTGACGAAATTGAGAAAAGCTTTACCACTAGCACAGGTGATTCTGATGGTGGCTTGAGTCGTCGCTTGTTTGGCTCACTGCTCACCTGGATGCAAGAAAAATCCCAGGAGGTGTTCGTCGTCGCGACTGCCAATGACCTGTCTCAGGTACCCCCCGAACTGCTCCGAAAAGGACGCTTTGATGAAGTTTTCTTTGTTGATCTGCCCAACGAACAGGAGCGGGGCGTCATTCTGCAAACGCACCTGCTGCGCCGCAAACAAACCCCAAGACAGTTTGACTTTGCTGCTCTGGTCGCGGCAACCGATGGTTTTAGCGGTGCCGAAATCGAACAGGTAGTGATTGCGTCCCTCTACCATGCGTTGTATTTGAATCAACCCCTCGACACTAACCTGCTGTTGCAAACCATCAAATCCACGATTCCCCTTTCTGTATCGCGTCGTGAAGAAGTCGAAAATTTGCGGGCGATCGCTCAAGAACGATTTGTCAGCGTGCGTTGA
- a CDS encoding tetratricopeptide repeat protein yields the protein MFNKRYRWLTVTILAIATLAFSGFLLLSIFAPLFGGGLAGSPSPAASRAASPQADLEAQAKGYELVLQREPDNQTALRGLIDIRIQQGNIEATIAPLEKLAELNPDQPEYQVLLAQAKQRIGDREGAAQAYRSILSTRPGDLNALQGLVDLMLEQDRPQAAIGLLQDTLKTADEANRIQPGSVDVTSVQLLLGRVYAEEGRFEEAIAVYDQSIESDGQDFRPVLGKALVLQSQGKNEEAQPLFVSAAALAPAQYKDQINQIAAGASPSPAAAPSSAPSAEASPAPAESPAP from the coding sequence GTGTTTAACAAGCGATATCGTTGGCTAACCGTGACTATATTGGCGATCGCCACCCTCGCTTTTTCAGGATTTTTGCTCCTGTCGATCTTTGCGCCGTTGTTTGGAGGGGGTCTAGCCGGATCTCCATCTCCAGCGGCGTCAAGGGCTGCGTCGCCGCAAGCCGATCTGGAGGCACAAGCGAAGGGATACGAACTAGTCCTACAACGAGAACCCGACAATCAAACGGCACTGAGAGGGTTAATCGACATTCGCATCCAACAGGGCAACATTGAGGCGACGATCGCCCCTCTGGAAAAGCTGGCGGAGTTGAATCCTGATCAGCCGGAATATCAGGTATTGCTGGCACAGGCAAAACAACGCATTGGCGATCGCGAAGGGGCAGCGCAAGCCTATCGCAGCATCTTGTCAACTCGTCCGGGTGACTTGAATGCGTTGCAAGGATTGGTGGATTTGATGTTAGAGCAAGACCGTCCACAGGCGGCGATCGGCTTGTTGCAAGACACGCTCAAAACCGCTGACGAAGCGAATCGCATCCAACCGGGCAGCGTAGATGTTACCTCTGTGCAACTGCTGTTAGGGCGGGTCTACGCCGAGGAGGGACGCTTTGAAGAGGCGATCGCGGTGTATGACCAATCGATTGAGAGCGATGGGCAAGACTTCCGTCCGGTGTTAGGCAAAGCTCTCGTCTTACAAAGCCAGGGCAAAAATGAAGAAGCACAGCCCCTGTTTGTCAGTGCGGCGGCTCTGGCTCCAGCCCAATACAAAGACCAGATTAATCAAATTGCGGCGGGTGCGTCTCCGTCTCCGGCAGCGGCTCCCAGTTCTGCTCCCAGTGCTGAAGCCAGCCCTGCCCCCGCTGAGTCTCCTGCTCCCTAG